A region of Faecalibacterium taiwanense DNA encodes the following proteins:
- a CDS encoding low molecular weight protein-tyrosine-phosphatase → MTKVLFICHGNICRSPMAEFVMKDLVDKAGLSDQFEIASAATSTEEIGNPVYPPARRKLAEHGISCEGKTARQMTRRDYETYDYLIAMDYNNLRNMARFVGGDPEHKVSLLMDHTRRPGDVADPWYTGDFEATWQDVLEGCTALLEELR, encoded by the coding sequence ATGACGAAAGTGCTTTTCATCTGCCATGGCAACATTTGCCGCAGCCCAATGGCCGAGTTTGTGATGAAAGATCTGGTGGACAAAGCCGGACTTTCCGACCAGTTTGAAATCGCATCCGCCGCCACCAGCACCGAGGAGATCGGCAACCCGGTCTATCCGCCCGCCCGGCGGAAGCTGGCCGAGCACGGCATCTCCTGCGAGGGTAAAACCGCCCGGCAGATGACCCGGCGTGATTACGAAACCTACGATTATCTGATCGCCATGGATTACAACAACCTGCGCAATATGGCGCGCTTTGTGGGCGGCGACCCGGAGCATAAAGTGTCTCTGCTGATGGATCATACCCGTCGCCCCGGCGATGTGGCCGACCCGTGGTATACCGGGGATTTTGAGGCTACCTGGCAGGATGTGCTGGAAGGCTGCACGGCTCTGCTGGAAGAACTGCGCTGA
- a CDS encoding pentapeptide repeat-containing protein has translation MTERYCEGERFADLSFTEETFEDCDFTDCVFVDCSFTKCELDHTTLNECKFVRCEITGLRSTHSSVQSLDFEDCRLQEIEWAPLMSNGAFPDPIHTLKECSLKYNTFTEMNFNRFDFSDGNEIVGSMFAKCEMQLANFKGVELHETEFYQCDLRKADFRDATGYKVDILGSRLKDAKFSLPEAVNLLADLKIKLS, from the coding sequence ATGACAGAGCGTTATTGTGAAGGTGAACGGTTTGCTGACCTGTCGTTCACCGAGGAGACTTTTGAGGACTGCGACTTTACCGACTGCGTGTTTGTGGATTGCTCCTTTACCAAATGCGAACTGGATCATACCACGCTGAACGAGTGCAAATTCGTGCGGTGTGAGATCACAGGTCTGCGCAGCACCCATTCTTCGGTGCAGTCGCTGGATTTTGAGGACTGCCGTTTGCAGGAAATCGAGTGGGCACCGCTGATGTCCAACGGTGCCTTCCCGGACCCTATCCACACGCTGAAAGAGTGCAGTCTGAAATATAACACCTTCACCGAAATGAACTTTAACCGCTTCGACTTTTCGGACGGCAACGAAATTGTCGGCTCCATGTTTGCCAAATGCGAGATGCAGCTGGCGAATTTCAAGGGTGTAGAACTTCACGAAACGGAGTTCTACCAGTGTGATCTGCGCAAGGCGGATTTCCGGGATGCTACAGGCTATAAAGTGGACATTCTGGGCAGCCGCCTGAAGGATGCGAAATTTTCGCTGCCGGAAGCGGTGAATCTGTTGGCAGATTTGAAGATCAAGCTGTCGTAA
- a CDS encoding aminoacyl-tRNA hydrolase — protein MRQLIIARKDLQMSPGKLAAQCCHASLAFLTDPIGMGQGVEPIEKDGEITGYRAEIMLEKATYEEWFDGSFTKTICGAKSRNQLLKAKTIAEELGLVENKDFFLIRDACHTELEPEEFDENGEGMTLTCIGFRPLPDEIAHQISYKFHLY, from the coding sequence ATGCGTCAACTCATCATTGCCCGAAAAGACCTGCAGATGTCTCCCGGTAAGCTGGCGGCGCAGTGCTGCCACGCTTCGCTGGCATTCCTCACCGACCCCATCGGCATGGGACAGGGCGTGGAACCCATCGAGAAAGACGGAGAAATTACCGGCTATCGGGCAGAAATCATGTTGGAGAAAGCAACCTATGAAGAATGGTTCGATGGCTCTTTTACCAAAACTATCTGCGGGGCAAAGAGCCGCAATCAGCTGCTGAAAGCAAAAACCATTGCCGAAGAACTGGGGCTTGTGGAAAACAAAGACTTCTTCCTTATCCGGGATGCCTGCCACACCGAGCTGGAACCGGAAGAATTTGATGAAAACGGAGAAGGCATGACCCTGACCTGCATCGGCTTCCGCCCGCTGCCGGATGAAATTGCACACCAGATCAGTTATAAATTTCATTTGTATTGA